The DNA segment GTCTCCGTGCATCAGCTGATTTAAATATCTAGCGAACCTTTTAAATAACCAGTTGATATTCTGATGAATTTTCTGGTGTCAGTATTAACTTCCTCCTTTAAACAGTCAGACAAATAAAATGTCCTTCAATGATGTCGACCAATCACCTTCTCTCTGATGTGTCCTACTTTGGGCCTTCTACTTCCTGTGATCTTCCTCTGCTATCCGGGTGGCGCCAGCTTCCTCCACAGGCCCCTCCCTCTTGCTCTCGAGTGCGACCTCGGTGTAGGTGACCCTCTCTTCCGGCTTGCTCTCCTTCCCTTGGAGCTCGGCCTCGGCGCCCTCCTGGCCTTCGGCGACAGCtctctccttcttcagcttgatGCGGAAAGCCTCTTTGCTCGGAGCTTTCTTGGCGATGTTCTCTTTCAGCCGCTCGCCAGACTGCTTCAGCCGCTCGCCGGCCTGGTGCATCTTCTCCCTCCGCTCGGGCGGCATCACCTTCTCGCCCAGGTGGTGGAACCTGGTGCCCAGGTTATCTTTGGTTTTGCTCATGTTCTCCTTTGAGAAGGCGgccttcagtgtttctgtgctcTTCATGACCGACTTCTTGAGTCGAGCAGCTCGCGAGGGGTCGGCTTCTTCCAGGCTGAGGTACTCCTCATCAGAGGAGAGGTCGGCGGGGACGTCGTAAGAGTCTGGCTCCATATCCAGCCCCTCCAGGCCGGGTCCTTTGGGGGACTTGGTGACGGCCACTGATGGGACCTCTGTCTCACCCTGCAGATTAAATGATATATTAGAGATATTAGAGCTTTATTATCGAATGTTTTTATTACTCCTGTTTTTAATGATTCTGTGTTACTGTCCCATCTGCTGAGTGTAAAATCTCAACACTCAATTAGAGATGCACAGATCTAATTTCTACCTCATCGACTGACAACAGTCTGAATCCAGTGTTAAATTATTAGTCTGTATTGATACAGAGGGAATCACAACTAGAAGATAAGGCTGTTAACAAAATGCAGGTAAAAGAAGACCTTTCAGCTTGTTTTGACTAGTGTGCGATCCCATGTGGTCGCATGATCTCTCAAAGTTCAACCAAAATGTCCTTTTTGAAATTTTCTGCAGtcagaaaacagatgaaaacatCTGTGCGCCGCTGCTTTTGTTTCCTCCTCTATGTTACAGACAGAAAACTTGATGACACTTTGGTGGTTACAGTTTTTAACTGAGCTTAAATGTGTTTGTTCAGCCCTGAAAACTTCCCACAGAAAtaactgatttattttctttagacTGATTTTATGAGAAACAACCCAACAGGACCCGTAATGTTGCTTTTGTTTCTAGTTCCTCATTAGAAAAGGGAGAACCTGTTTGCCACTAGTTACTTATTTCTACATCCAGCATGATGAGAACAACTTCAGTCTGGAGTCTTGTTTGTTTCCACCTGATGAGTCTACGTTCAATAATTGTttaatttcagctgtttttagcTCTCGATCACCTCTGGAGCATCAATCCTTTGCTGCTGGTGGGAACGCTGAGACGAAACCAGAACAAGGACACAGAAGATCTCGGCATGATGCTCACGCTGAGCAACATGAGCATGTTCAGCAATGTCCACATTGATTTTACTTTGTGACTCCAGACTGTAACAGACAGATCTGAACCTGGCATGAGTCAACATTACACGACCATTACCTCCTAACCCTGTGCTGTCAGAATTGGCAACCAAGGGACTGGAAATATCCCGACACCTGGATGTTTATAGCAGCCAACAAACATGGTGTAAAATCTTATACTTTGACCTCAGAGGGTTACTTTAGTTGAAGTCAGGCTAAAACACTTCTTATTTCTGTCCTGGATGAATAGAGGTGAAACAGATATCCAGTTATAGCATCTGCATCTGTGGAGGACAGACATCCATCTCAAATGTGCTTTAAAGATCTGGAGTTTGATTTTTATCCATCTAAAGTGGTCATTAATCTTAAATCTGGTTGACTCCTTACACTTTTGCAGCAGAAGTCATCATTCATTAGCAAAGCGCCTCGTCTATCTCTGGATAAACACACGCAGTTGAAACTGATATCCATCTGTCTCTTCTATCCGTTGAGGATAAATTACTCTGCTGCTCGTGAAGCTGAAGGGAGCTCTCAGAGAAAACTCGATATTCCTCTGAGATACTCTGTGAGACTCAACCTACAAGCTCTGAAAACACCGGCAGCGTCATAAGATccagtttttctatttttgcacATGGCGAGTAACCGAGGAAGCGGCTGGCAGGAACGACACCTGGAACACAGAAATACTAACCGCACCACCCGGTGAAGTCGGAATTCTGGTCCCCGTTGGACTGGACTGTtatcacagctgattcaaacaACTTCTCATCTCATTCTGTCAGACAAGCATCTCACATGTGAAACAGTGGCTGCAGTATACCGTCCACCAAGAAACAGCTCGTCCACGTCAGGAGACGAGGGGCGGTGGTGACATACGCCCACGAGACACTGATCCCAGTCTGGACCTTTGAGCATTACGCTCTCTGTTCAATCCGATGATCAAGGAAAAATGTGTAGCAGACATGCAAACATGCACGCAGAAGATGCactaccagcagggggcgataGTGTATTTAAAGCCCAGAAGTTGGTAGTAAACAAAACTCATTTGAAGTACATTCCAGGGTCCTTAATCGCCAAAGATTAAGCTAAGTGGCTAACATGTACATATAAGTTAATATGTTAATAATATGAGTTAAAACACTTTCCTGCGATTATTTTTATGGtggcttgaaataaaatgtcCCTCTGCTGTTACTGTAGCGTCTGCATGATGGACCGACGTGCCCGTGTCACGCTTTGCCGTCATATCGGGCTGATCTGTTACTTTAGCTTTCACCTACTGAAAGATTTGCCAAAAACTTCTCGCCTCAATTCAGGCGCTAAAAATATCTCGGCTAGTTTTAGTTGTCAAAAACTGCTTGGTTAGCTCTGGGcacaaaaaacagtttaaattcaGGTGCTAAAAACCGTAAAGATGCTTGATTTGTTACTAGTTTTCTAATGCTAACTAACTTATTGTATTTTCGGACAGTAGAAGTAGAATTTGATGGCTAAAATAAATGAGAATAGGAAGAATTAAATGTCTCACATTCAAAGTTCAGTGGCCCCCTTAATGCGTGTGTCCTCGGGTTTTACAGCGACCAAGAGTTTTAATTGTTTTCTCCTCTTTACTCTTTCGAATGGCCGACAGAACAGAGCAACCGCTGGAGGAAGCTCGTCGCAGGCCTGCTCCACCTGCTGCGCCCTACAGGTGACTTTGGATGTGAAAGCCAATTAATCCTAATTAAGCCGTGGCCACCTGAGACGATGACACTCATTAATCAGGGCGGAGTCGTCAGAGCGTATCCACACGCTGTGAATGACACAATAATTACACCAGCAGGGAATGTGGGTCGAAGTGTGTATTAATAACCTCGCCGGtaaaggaggaagaagaaacgGAGAGAAACCATCAGAGCTTTTAATTATGTTAACACACTCAGCGGCACTCTAATCCCAACCTTTATGCATTTAGATCATGAACGGGGTCTACCACGCGTAGCAGCAGGGGCCAGGGGTCAGCTTCTAGTGAGcgttaaaaagaaacacaaagcgACTTCCAAGAATCACTCGAACAATTTAAAGAACAACAAGACgatcacagcagagagatgcAAAGgacaacagaaaaaagaaacacggAGAACCACAAAGAGTCCAAAAGTGTCTGCAGAGAGGCACAAAGTGATTACAAACAAcctcaaagaaacacaaaatgaccaaaaagacacaaaaaaaacacaaggagaggaaaaaacctgcagaagcacaaaacagaataaaagaacACAATGACACACCAAACACAAAGATAAGTAAAAGTAccttaaaaaagcagaaaattacaCGAAAATGTCACAAAGTTCTTGACACAGAATAGaaacaaaataacaagaaaagtTAAATGAACATACAGTtaccaaaaatgtcaaattaaatTACTTCAACATGACGACTGGatgcaaaataaacacaaagaaacaaagaaataaaataaacaaagtacTGATTATCACTGTGACGCCTGTCGTGGTTAACAAAGCTGCACAGTGAAGCTGGGAGTACGTGTTCAGATCTGGGCCGTATTTGTGGCGTTTGAAGAGCCTCCTGCTATACGAGCGGCGCCTTAGCCTCCTGTTAGCAGGGTGACCTCCTTTAATCGTGTTTGTTTATTCCTCATCGTCTCCCTGCAGAAACATCACAAACTAAAAGCCATCAACTCCTCCTCTAAAATTACACATTGTCCTCTGATGTCCGCTGCGCGTGCCACAGCGGCCCTGAGAGTAAACCGGCGGCCATTTATCTTTTTCTTATTACTGCCCACCCTCCGCCCATCATCATTCAGCCGCCGGCGAGGCGACGAGTGTCTCTAACAAAGTGCTCGCTGCTTCCTGGTTAAACGGCCGCAGCCGAAGCTCTATATTAGGAGACGAAGGGAGGCCTCAGAATAACGACAGCACATCGGTCATATGGAAACTCAACACTGCAACTGTCTGCAGAGAGCACCGCCCGGGACCAGACTGAGCTAAAGCTGGGCTCGCTGTGAAGAAGGACAGCAGTATCTCATGTACTGTAGCTGGGGACACGCACAACACAACAGATATGAATCATTCAGTTTCATCGTCCATGTGCGGACATGGCCTGGGGCGCGGTCATCGAGCGAGGAACTGCTgtatgatttaatacaaataagGCAAAAATAATGAACATCAGTCAGAAAGGGTTAAAGGGTTCGTGAGGAAGATGATGAGCGCGCAttacccatgatgcactggAAAGTAAAAACTGTATATGAATGATGGACATAGGCAACATGAAGCCGGTCCACTGGTTTGTGGACATTTTTTAGCCTCATGTTAGCATTTTGGCAGCTCCCATGTTGTTTTACAGAAATGTAGTTAAGTGCTAAGTTAGCCGCTAATGTTAGCTAGCTTGGTTGGGATCTACATTCATAGACTGTATAAGTtcatcacacagacacagataacTGCTAATTAACGCAAAGTAACAAATAAGAGAGTACTGAAATGTTACTGTTTCACTCATCAACACAGTTTTTACTGCATAGCGCCCGTATTACTGGTCAGAATactgcattaaaaatgctccaacagcAAACCAGGGATTGAATAGATGAAGTGAAGCCAAGCAGACGGCTAGCAGCTATAGCAACCTGTAACTGCGTCCACTGACACAGTCAGGGGGAAATGGTCAGTCAAAAAGACACCACCCCAaattatccatccattcgcaaaaaatagcaaaaaaatatatgcaaggATACAAAATTAATTTTTACAAATTAtggaaaaaattacaaaattaaagCACTGACCGCAAAGACACGCAAAACAGTTATACATGCAAAACATACAAgacaacacacaaaaacccataaaacacaccaaagtcatgcaaagctgcttgaaaacataaaaaaaacataaaagtatctttaaaaaagagtttaaatGATCACAGAAACATGCAAAATGTCCACCTAAGTCACAAAAAGACcacaaaactgcacaaaaatattaacaaagaTACAAAAAACTACATGAAAACGACTTCAAGCAGACATTAAACGAACAACTACAgacacaaactgttttttttgttattttcagagTAAAAGTTCTTCTGAAACAACCTCAAAGAGATAAAAAGGTCCAAATGTTTCCACAGTTTAATTGTGCACAGCATTTTGTTATATACTGTAACTATGGTAACCTAATGCTGCTCAGGTTTGCAGCAGTGCAGAGATGTGACCTGGACACCTGGAGGACTCTGACTCTCTCGCTCTGCGAGACCGTAAACTGTGTCTGCTCACAAACTCACCGTCAAACACAGACAGGCCTCAGCAGGCCGAAGACGAGTTCAGTGGTTCGAACTGTGAAATGTGCTGTCGGTGGACGATGCAGGCGAGAAGAACAAAACGCACCAAACAAAGTTGGAGTCGAGTCTATAACCCTCTGCCCTCCTGTCTCTTTTTTAATACAGACTCATCTCACAGGATTTTTTCATCTTCTATTATCCTTCATctctttggctgctttttagCAGCCGGTCAGGTTGATTGACGCCTCGTTTCTCGCCACATCCTGACCGCTGTGATAAGCTGACGTATCAGAGCCTGACTCTGGCTGACAGCAGTTTATGGCCTGTCCCTGCCGGCAAAGAGGGAGAACGCTGTGATCCCAGAATAGGCCCCTCTGTCACGGATCCACAGCAGCTGTTAGCAGCACACACAGAGTTCCGGTTACTATTCTGAAGTCTGAAGACATTATTGAGGACAGCAGACCTGCAACTCACTGCTCGACTTATCTCTGCAGAGCTGCATGGAAAGGAGAGCGGGGCAGATCCCACAGCTTCCCACTGGAATGTGTGATGTGTGAAGGCTGCTTTTGATTACAGgcacaaaatattttctttatcaGCGCTGTAACGGACTCATTTCACTGTGATCTGATGTCAGTCACTTCTATAACTCTGCAAAGCTCATACAGTGAATCCGACAAGAAAATAAATCTAAGAAAAATCTGTGAAActgacataaaacataaaacactaaaaaaccacaaacactccAGTTTCAACCAGTGAGAACGAGCTTTAAAGCCAACTGTCTTTGAAGTCAGCCCAGTTTAAGACTTTAACTGGTTTCAAATAGGACATACCAGCTCAAAATGATATCCAATTTTAAGTGTTTATTAGTTAATTATTAACACTttcatattaatttcttaaaaatCCTGAAATAAGATAAATTCCCAAGACAAATACATGCATGTACTTTTCTAACAAGAAACAGGTTTAACAGTCAAGGGAGCTTCAGGAGGAAATTCTagtatgtttttaaattaattaacacCTCTGTATGACATGCAACAGAAACATAACTGAGTTTTAGAGGGAGTTATATATTATTGTGTAAGTTTAGGTTACCAGAATTCAGGCTTTGGTTTCTATTTTATCACAGCATGACTGTGATTCAGTCCAAAATGCAGACTTTGGATTTTACTTGTCTTTGTACAGAAATAACCAGGCTAAAGGTTTCCCAGTGTTTCAAGTCTCTGTGCTAACCCAGGCTAAACACGCCGTCATTGCAGGCCAAATAAATAGGTCCAACTCTGAATGATCGATGACGTACTGCGCTCTGACTGAAGTActcttaaaacaaactaaaacagaaaTACCAGCAGCGTTTGGAGGATCAGTGAGCCGGCTAGTTGACACACAATGATGCTACCTGGAGCTATGGCTAGGCTAACGTGGCTACATCCATGTTTTACATTATCTATGTTTTGCACTTTAAATCTTATAACTTATGATCCTATTAAATGGACAGGTGAGTGTAAAGAGCACAAACTAAAGCTTTAAAATACATGACACGTACATTTTTATCCACAATATAGTGGAGTAGAAGAAAGCATCATGACACAGAAATACTTCTATAAAGGCCACACATTAACAATATTGTgcattgtaataataataaaagtactGTAGTCTAATGTTATTCATCTCGTTTTCAGGCCTGTcttcagtttggattcaggagacagacactatctctacttttaagattaggcttcaaactttcctttttgctcaagcatatagttagggctggatcaggtgaccctgaatcctcccttagttatgctgcaacaggtgtagactgctgggggattcccatgatgcactgagtgtttcttcttcagtcactatgtgttaacagacctctctgtatcgaatcatatctgttattaatctctgtctctcttccacagcatgtctttatcctgttttccttctctcaccccaaccggtcacagcagatggccccgcccctccctgagcctggttctgctggaggtttcttcctgttaaaagggagtttttccttcccactgtcgccaaagtgcttgctcatagggggtcatatgattgttaggtttttctctgtatgtattattgtagggtctatgttacaatataaaactccttgaggcgactgttgttgtgatttggcgctgtataaataaagctgaattgaaGCGTCAGTAGGTGACGTGTACGAGTCTGTGATCCTTTTAACGAGGCCAAACCACAAGACTGTAAGTTCACGTTACAGATTGTTAGCACCATCACTAAACAAACAGTCAAGCACTCCAGTCTAAATGTTCCTGATTGAGATTTAAAATCCGACACAGCTGTCAtctgacaaaagctgaactgATAAGGCCTGCAGCTACGAACACCGAGTCTTTGATCAGCGTTATAAATCTTTCAGttcacagaaatgtttttttattttctgtccaTCATCCGACCAACTCCTTCAGCAGAAAATCCCCCCGCACTGCGGTTACCAGCTGCCGTCTCTTCACGAGTGTTTCACAGCATTCGGACTCACTCTGTGACCTTAAAGAGAATATCATGTCTCCTTGGAAGTGACGCTCATAGTTTAGCTTTATTTTTCCAGCCCTTTATGTTCAGGGAAGACTTGACAGGAGCTTTTATTCTTGTAAAT comes from the Oreochromis aureus strain Israel breed Guangdong linkage group 18, ZZ_aureus, whole genome shotgun sequence genome and includes:
- the cavin4a gene encoding caveolae-associated protein 4a, with translation MDQLKYHSAGVQEKLEIAGVEDEAGNPISALTILSLLERVASIIDNVQSSQQRMEERQQDLENNIKTIQGDVLKLAKDHTDTSGTVEKLLQKTRKVSANVKEVRTRVEKQNVRVKKVESTQDELLTRNKFRVVIYQGETEVPSVAVTKSPKGPGLEGLDMEPDSYDVPADLSSDEEYLSLEEADPSRAARLKKSVMKSTETLKAAFSKENMSKTKDNLGTRFHHLGEKVMPPERREKMHQAGERLKQSGERLKENIAKKAPSKEAFRIKLKKERAVAEGQEGAEAELQGKESKPEERVTYTEVALESKREGPVEEAGATRIAEEDHRK